Proteins found in one Magnolia sinica isolate HGM2019 chromosome 5, MsV1, whole genome shotgun sequence genomic segment:
- the LOC131246927 gene encoding uncharacterized protein LOC131246927 has protein sequence MEEQQFLSLFEIHWFYRKIFTQPSSPPPIDPISVKTKTKIEELAISPVGSLHRQSFSDDSSFKSDPFSPNSVLQQPKLDTILSGKEIEETPIQETAREACKPSRKSVFRHQKKISKSLSDLEFEELKGFLDLGFTFSEEEMDSRLISIVPGLRRLGKSCGEEESVDGKVVSRPYLSEAWDVRSRAEENPLLNWRIPAVGDGIDMKDHLRSWAHAVASTVR, from the coding sequence ATGGAAGAACAGCAGTTCCTATCCCTCTTCGAAATCCACTGGTTTTACCGCAAGATCTTCACCCAACCATCTTCTCCTCCTCCAATCGACCCAATTTCAGTAAAAACcaaaaccaagattgaagaactcGCCATCTCTCCCGTCGGTAGCCTCCACCGTCAATCTTTCAGCGACGATTCCAGCTTCAAATCTGACCCATTCTCTCCAAATTCAGTCCTTCAACAACCCAAGCTCGACACCATACTCTCCGGCAAAGAAATTGAAGAAACCCCAATTCAGGAAACAGCACGAGAAGCCTGTAAACCGTCGAGAAAGTCGGTATTCCGTCACCAAAAGAAGATTAGCAAGAGCCTGTCTGATCTTGAATTTGAAGAATTAAAGGGATTTTTGGATCTGGGTTTTACGTTTTCTGAAGAAGAGATGGattcgaggctgatttcaatcgTTCCGGGGCTGCGGAGATTAGGAAAGAGTTGTGGGGAAGAGGAGTCTGTTGATGGAAAAGTTGTTTCCAGGCCTTACCTATCAGAAGCATGGGATGTTAGGAGCAGAGCGGAAGAGAACCCATTGTTGAATTGGAGAATCCCCGCCGTTGGAGATGGAATTGATATGAAAGATCATTTGAGGTCTTGGGCCCATGCTGTTGCATCAACGGTTAGATGA